One part of the Methylobacterium terrae genome encodes these proteins:
- a CDS encoding OprO/OprP family phosphate-selective porin yields the protein MSHRTRPHPRSPWPLAALLLAACSLPAAAVEGVPGPFGERLTIDEKGITLKFPDDAATLRIGGRLQLDFGTGRVQQRGFGTVFDTPIAVRRSWIESYLTLGKELELAFQYDFAEPNRPINDAVVAYKGFKNVIVALGNMKEPFSLDQLISDNNTLFTERSLADAFAPARNFGLAIGTHGERWTAVTSVFGGNINNAAIGDQGIASTTRITYAPYLSEDGNDVLHVGLAGSYRSLPNDGSALTLSSRSEAFLFARQFVNTGGIRDAASIGRIGLEAAWQTGPFRLQAEYILTEVGRFGGAPPLSFQGGYIQAGLLLNGKGRRYQIAPNYATEYAVFGGVQVEEAQRVSRGGTGVFELGLRYSAIDLEDRAIRGGIEQDFTAGINWYPDRNIRFVFDYVRSHTSPSPASLNFNRRTIDADAFIGRAQLYW from the coding sequence ATGTCGCACCGCACCCGCCCGCATCCGCGATCGCCCTGGCCGCTCGCCGCCCTCCTGCTCGCCGCCTGCAGCCTGCCCGCCGCCGCCGTCGAGGGCGTGCCCGGGCCCTTCGGCGAGCGCCTGACCATCGACGAGAAGGGCATCACCCTGAAATTCCCCGACGACGCCGCGACCCTGCGGATCGGCGGGCGCCTGCAGCTCGATTTCGGCACCGGGCGGGTGCAGCAGCGCGGCTTCGGCACGGTGTTCGACACGCCGATCGCCGTGCGGCGCTCCTGGATCGAGAGCTACCTGACGCTCGGCAAGGAGCTCGAGCTCGCCTTCCAGTACGATTTCGCCGAGCCGAACCGGCCGATCAACGACGCGGTCGTCGCCTACAAGGGCTTCAAGAACGTCATCGTCGCGCTCGGCAACATGAAGGAGCCGTTCAGCCTCGACCAGCTGATCTCCGACAACAACACCCTGTTCACCGAGCGCTCGCTCGCCGACGCCTTCGCGCCGGCCCGCAACTTCGGCCTCGCCATCGGCACCCACGGCGAGCGCTGGACCGCGGTGACGAGCGTGTTCGGCGGCAACATCAACAACGCCGCCATCGGCGACCAGGGCATCGCCTCGACCACCCGGATCACCTACGCTCCCTACCTCAGCGAGGACGGGAACGACGTCCTGCATGTCGGGCTCGCCGGCAGCTACCGCTCGCTGCCGAACGACGGCAGCGCGCTCACCCTGTCGAGCCGCTCCGAGGCGTTCCTGTTCGCGCGGCAATTCGTGAATACCGGGGGCATCCGCGACGCGGCGAGCATCGGCCGCATCGGGCTCGAGGCCGCCTGGCAGACCGGGCCGTTCCGGCTCCAGGCCGAGTACATCCTGACCGAGGTCGGGCGCTTCGGCGGCGCGCCTCCTCTAAGCTTCCAGGGCGGCTACATCCAGGCCGGCCTGCTCCTCAACGGCAAGGGCCGGCGCTACCAGATCGCCCCCAACTACGCCACCGAGTACGCGGTGTTCGGGGGCGTGCAGGTCGAGGAGGCGCAGCGCGTCAGCCGCGGCGGCACCGGCGTGTTCGAGCTGGGACTGCGCTACAGCGCCATCGACCTCGAGGACCGCGCCATCCGCGGCGGCATCGAGCAGGACTTCACCGCCGGCATCAACTGGTACCCGGACCGCAACATCCGCTTCGTGTTCGACTACGTCCGCTCCCACACCTCGCCCTCGCCGGCGAGCCTGAACTTCAACCGCCGGACGATCGACGCGGACGCGTTCATCGGGCGGGCGCAGCTGTATTGGTGA
- a CDS encoding N-formylglutamate amidohydrolase: MTAATAPHTHPPHPVETIPGDPACGLILLCDHASNAVPPDLDQLGVASPHFERHIAYDIGAAAVTRALARRLGAPALLTTFSRLIIDPNRGRTDPTLVMRLSDGAIVPGNARIGPDGVAARLARFYDPYDRAIDAGVAAAFAAGAPPAIVTVHSFTPAWRGVARPWQVGILWDRDDRLAGPLIAGLRADPAGFTVGDNQPYGGGLPGDTIDRHAMARGLPNALIEIRQDLIGDEAGAEEWAARFAALLGPLVARA, from the coding sequence ATGACAGCCGCCACAGCGCCCCACACCCACCCGCCCCATCCCGTCGAGACGATCCCCGGCGATCCGGCCTGCGGCCTCATCCTCCTGTGCGACCACGCCTCGAACGCGGTGCCGCCGGATCTCGACCAGCTCGGCGTCGCAAGCCCGCATTTCGAGCGGCACATCGCCTACGACATCGGGGCGGCGGCGGTGACGCGCGCGCTCGCCCGCCGGCTCGGGGCCCCGGCGCTGCTGACCACCTTCTCGCGGCTCATCATCGACCCCAATCGCGGCCGCACCGACCCGACCCTGGTGATGCGCCTCTCGGACGGGGCGATCGTGCCGGGCAACGCCCGGATCGGGCCGGACGGCGTCGCGGCACGGCTCGCCCGCTTCTACGATCCCTACGACCGGGCGATCGACGCGGGCGTGGCGGCCGCGTTCGCCGCCGGCGCGCCGCCCGCCATCGTCACCGTGCACAGCTTCACCCCGGCCTGGCGCGGGGTGGCGCGGCCCTGGCAGGTCGGCATCCTGTGGGACCGCGACGACCGCCTCGCCGGCCCGTTGATCGCGGGCCTGCGGGCCGACCCGGCCGGGTTCACGGTCGGCGACAACCAGCCCTATGGCGGTGGCCTACCGGGCGACACGATCGACCGCCACGCCATGGCACGCGGCCTGCCGAACGCCCTGATCGAGATCCGCCAGGACCTGATCGGCGACGAGGCCGGGGCCGAGGAATGGGCGGCGCGGTTCGCCGCCCTGCTGGGGCCGTTGGTCGCCCGCGCTTGA
- a CDS encoding YncE family protein, which yields MPPIDRRAFTSGLCLSGIAALAPSAGPARAQGAAGRSDTLLVMEKGDRSLSFYELASGRRTGRVELPGEYPHEFVVDRAGARAYAALYGAKSSTTPGPGGDAVHVVDLGTRSLARTIACAPFRRLHGIRLDAKDRLFVLSEDRDVLLGFDAPERAERPDRAVATGGIKGHLFALSRDGESAYVANILSNTVSRVRPFAPADAPRIAATGLWPEGNALSPDEATLYVANRRSATLTALATEAMTVTRTLPTRGDVVRVDCGPEGDLILANYAEKSLSLLDPALKEIAVVPLEGAPVALARHPSSPLAFAALEDDRIAVVDLEGRRVQGHLATGREPDVMVVLPG from the coding sequence ATGCCCCCCATCGACCGCCGCGCCTTCACGTCGGGCCTCTGCCTGTCGGGGATCGCCGCTCTCGCGCCGTCGGCCGGCCCTGCCCGGGCGCAGGGCGCGGCCGGCCGCTCCGACACCCTCCTGGTGATGGAGAAGGGCGACCGGTCCTTGAGCTTCTACGAGCTCGCCAGCGGCCGGCGCACCGGCCGGGTCGAGCTGCCGGGGGAGTACCCGCACGAATTCGTCGTCGACCGGGCCGGCGCGCGCGCCTACGCGGCCCTGTACGGCGCCAAGTCCTCGACCACGCCGGGCCCCGGGGGTGACGCCGTCCACGTCGTCGACCTGGGGACGCGGAGCCTCGCGCGCACCATCGCCTGCGCGCCGTTCCGGCGCCTGCACGGGATCCGGCTCGACGCGAAGGACCGGCTGTTCGTGCTGAGCGAGGACCGCGACGTGCTCCTCGGCTTCGACGCGCCGGAGCGGGCCGAGCGGCCGGACCGGGCGGTGGCGACCGGCGGCATCAAGGGCCACCTGTTCGCGCTGTCGCGGGACGGCGAATCCGCTTACGTCGCCAACATCCTGTCGAACACCGTGAGCCGGGTCCGGCCGTTCGCGCCGGCGGACGCGCCGCGCATCGCCGCGACCGGCCTGTGGCCGGAGGGCAATGCGCTCTCCCCCGACGAGGCGACCCTCTACGTCGCCAACCGTCGCAGCGCGACGCTGACCGCGCTTGCCACCGAGGCGATGACGGTGACCCGCACCCTGCCGACGCGGGGGGACGTGGTCCGGGTCGATTGCGGGCCGGAGGGCGACCTGATCCTGGCGAACTACGCCGAGAAGAGCCTGTCGCTCCTCGATCCCGCCCTGAAGGAGATCGCGGTGGTGCCGCTCGAGGGGGCGCCGGTGGCGCTCGCCCGGCACCCGTCGAGCCCGCTCGCCTTCGCGGCCCTGGAGGACGACCGGATCGCGGTGGTCGACCTCGAGGGGCGGCGCGTCCAGGGCCACCTCGCCACCGGGCGGGAGCCGGACGTGATGGTGGTGCTGCCCGGCTGA
- a CDS encoding DUF2312 domain-containing protein produces MPDADVASSGVAAEELKQFIERIERLEEEKAGLQGDIKDVMLELKGRGFDVKAVRTILRLRKKDHSERQEEEAILELYMQALGMA; encoded by the coding sequence ATGCCGGACGCCGACGTCGCCTCGTCGGGCGTCGCCGCCGAGGAGCTCAAGCAGTTCATCGAGCGCATCGAGCGCCTGGAGGAGGAGAAGGCCGGCCTCCAGGGCGACATCAAGGACGTGATGCTGGAGCTCAAGGGCCGCGGCTTCGACGTCAAGGCGGTCCGCACCATCCTGCGCCTGCGCAAGAAGGACCACTCGGAGCGCCAGGAGGAAGAGGCGATCCTGGAGCTGTACATGCAGGCGCTCGGCATGGCGTAG
- a CDS encoding DUF1036 domain-containing protein, translated as MTSASSWLAELFSRPRRAALLSAPLLVLLGAGPARADLRMCNMTGSRIGIALGYRDSGGWVTEGWWNLSAKGCETLLKGALAARFYYVFAVDYDRGGEWSGRSLMCTRDREFTIRGVEDCLARGYDRNGFFEVDTGEQKSWTIQLTDPGRAGP; from the coding sequence ATGACCTCCGCATCATCCTGGTTGGCTGAACTGTTTTCCCGCCCGCGCCGCGCCGCCCTGCTCTCGGCCCCGCTCCTCGTCCTCCTCGGGGCCGGGCCGGCGCGGGCGGACCTGCGGATGTGCAACATGACCGGCAGCCGCATCGGCATCGCGCTCGGCTACCGCGATTCCGGCGGCTGGGTCACCGAGGGCTGGTGGAACCTCTCGGCCAAGGGCTGCGAGACCCTGCTCAAGGGGGCGCTGGCCGCCCGCTTCTACTACGTCTTCGCGGTCGACTACGATCGCGGCGGCGAGTGGAGCGGCCGCTCGCTGATGTGCACCCGCGACCGCGAGTTCACCATCCGGGGCGTCGAGGATTGCCTGGCCCGCGGCTACGACCGCAACGGCTTCTTCGAGGTCGATACGGGGGAGCAGAAGAGCTGGACGATCCAGCTCACGGATCCGGGCCGGGCGGGGCCGTAG
- a CDS encoding glycerate kinase type-2 family protein yields MTDAPAREASPAETRALLLRLLDAGVTAAHPRGCLVPHLPPVPAGRLVILGAGKAGASMAALAERHYRAQGVDPARIAGLAVARHGYGEPAGVIEVVEAGHPVPDEAGIAATQRALDLAASAGPDDLVLVLLSGGGSANWIAPAGALTLAEKQGITRALLRSGAAIDEINCVRKHLSRIKGGRLAGAARNAGRLLTLAISDVPRDDPAVIASGPTVPDPTTLADARAICARRGIPLPPSAEALLNDPANESPKPGDPAFARSEFRIVARPVDALNAASAAAAAAGYEPVLLGADLEGEAREVAGAQAGLAREMAAAGRKAALISGGELTVTIRGEGQGGPNQEYALALALALDGAPGISALSADTDGTDGGRGEAADPAGAMIDPTTLARAAALGLDARTSLGENDSTPFFDRLGDLVRPGPTRTNVNDLRIILVG; encoded by the coding sequence GTGACCGATGCCCCCGCCCGAGAAGCCTCCCCTGCGGAGACCCGCGCCCTGCTGCTGCGCCTGCTCGATGCGGGCGTCACGGCGGCCCACCCCCGCGGCTGCCTGGTGCCGCACCTGCCGCCCGTTCCGGCCGGGCGGCTGGTGATCCTCGGCGCGGGCAAGGCCGGGGCCAGCATGGCGGCTCTCGCCGAGCGCCACTACCGGGCGCAAGGGGTCGATCCGGCCCGCATCGCCGGCCTCGCGGTGGCCCGCCACGGCTACGGCGAGCCGGCCGGCGTGATCGAGGTGGTGGAGGCCGGCCACCCCGTCCCCGACGAGGCCGGCATCGCGGCGACGCAACGGGCGCTCGACCTCGCGGCCTCCGCCGGCCCGGACGACCTCGTGCTGGTGCTCCTCTCCGGCGGCGGCTCGGCGAACTGGATCGCCCCGGCGGGTGCCCTGACGCTGGCGGAGAAGCAGGGCATCACCCGGGCGCTGCTGCGCTCCGGCGCGGCGATCGACGAGATCAACTGCGTGCGCAAGCACCTCTCGCGCATCAAGGGCGGGCGCCTGGCCGGGGCCGCCCGCAACGCCGGACGTCTCCTGACGCTGGCGATCTCCGACGTGCCCCGGGACGACCCGGCGGTGATCGCCTCCGGCCCGACCGTGCCGGACCCGACCACGCTGGCCGACGCCCGCGCGATCTGCGCCCGCCGCGGCATCCCCCTGCCTCCCTCCGCCGAGGCGCTGCTGAACGACCCCGCCAACGAGAGCCCGAAGCCGGGCGACCCCGCCTTCGCCCGCAGCGAGTTCCGCATCGTCGCCCGGCCGGTCGACGCCCTGAACGCCGCCTCCGCGGCGGCGGCGGCGGCCGGCTACGAGCCGGTGCTGCTCGGCGCCGACCTCGAGGGCGAGGCGCGCGAGGTCGCGGGGGCGCAGGCCGGCCTCGCCCGCGAGATGGCCGCCGCCGGGCGGAAGGCGGCGCTGATCTCCGGCGGCGAACTGACCGTGACCATCCGGGGCGAGGGACAGGGCGGGCCGAACCAGGAATACGCGCTGGCGCTGGCGCTCGCGCTCGACGGCGCTCCCGGCATCAGCGCCCTCTCGGCTGATACCGACGGCACCGATGGCGGCCGCGGCGAGGCCGCCGACCCGGCCGGGGCGATGATCGACCCGACGACGCTCGCCCGTGCGGCGGCGTTGGGGCTCGACGCGCGGACGAGCTTGGGAGAGAACGACTCGACCCCGTTCTTCGACCGGCTCGGCGACCTCGTCCGGCCCGGGCCCACCCGCACCAACGTCAATGACCTCCGCATCATCCTGGTTGGCTGA
- a CDS encoding DUF1244 domain-containing protein, which translates to MDGIDETTRTELEAAVFRRLVSHLQGRTDVQNIDLMNLAGFCRNCLSNWLKDAADERGLALSKDQSREHVYGMPYDAWKARHQGEASPEQAAAFAARVEKH; encoded by the coding sequence ATGGACGGCATCGACGAGACCACCCGCACCGAGCTCGAGGCCGCGGTCTTCCGCCGGCTGGTGTCGCACCTGCAGGGGCGCACCGACGTGCAGAACATCGACCTGATGAACCTCGCGGGTTTCTGCCGCAACTGCCTGTCGAACTGGCTCAAGGACGCGGCCGACGAGCGCGGCCTGGCCCTCAGCAAGGACCAGAGCCGCGAGCACGTCTACGGCATGCCCTACGACGCGTGGAAGGCGCGCCACCAGGGCGAGGCGAGCCCGGAGCAGGCGGCGGCCTTCGCGGCGCGGGTGGAGAAGCACTGA
- a CDS encoding DUF3095 domain-containing protein, translated as MPHPEPADGFRYADLTPATDFLSILDDAQYRSVPDGWWVAVTDVVDSTGAIAAGRYRAVNFVGAAVIAALRNTLGRREMPQEMPFVFGGDGASVLVAPDEAEAAKDALAATVTWSRDAMGLSLRAALVPVAEIRTAGHSVEVARYAPSPDVAYAMFMGGGLAFAERALKRGLYAVTAAPPGAQPDLTGLTCRFEPARARHGLILSILVVAADGADRAAARAAIADVVRLAAEAPARGHPLPPGAPPLRWPSAGFANEVRARGPLRGSLALRGLHVLGATLLAHGIFRLGLRFGGFSAPRYLDELVANADFRKYDDGLRMTIDCGPDLAARIEARLQDAEAAGLVRFGLHRQAAALTTCITPVAALRDHVHFVDGEDGGYARAAQALKAKDSAKVLAKESAKESAKDAGRVLAAGAGPGGESARAPV; from the coding sequence ATGCCCCACCCAGAGCCCGCCGACGGCTTCCGCTACGCCGACCTCACCCCGGCGACCGACTTCCTGAGCATCCTCGACGACGCGCAGTACCGCTCCGTCCCGGACGGCTGGTGGGTGGCGGTCACCGACGTGGTCGATTCCACCGGCGCCATCGCGGCGGGCCGCTACCGGGCGGTCAACTTCGTCGGGGCGGCGGTGATCGCGGCCCTGCGCAACACGCTCGGGCGGCGCGAGATGCCGCAAGAAATGCCCTTCGTGTTCGGGGGCGACGGGGCGAGCGTGCTGGTGGCCCCCGACGAGGCCGAGGCGGCGAAGGATGCGCTCGCCGCGACGGTGACGTGGTCCCGCGACGCGATGGGCTTGAGCCTTCGCGCCGCCCTGGTGCCGGTCGCCGAGATCCGCACCGCCGGCCACTCCGTCGAGGTGGCGCGCTACGCACCCTCGCCGGACGTCGCCTACGCGATGTTCATGGGCGGCGGCCTCGCCTTCGCCGAGCGCGCGCTCAAGCGGGGCCTCTACGCCGTGACGGCGGCACCGCCCGGCGCGCAGCCGGACCTCACCGGGCTGACGTGCCGGTTCGAGCCGGCCCGGGCCCGGCACGGCCTGATCCTGTCGATCCTGGTGGTCGCCGCTGATGGCGCCGACCGGGCCGCCGCCAGGGCGGCGATCGCCGACGTCGTGCGGCTCGCCGCCGAGGCGCCGGCCCGCGGCCATCCCCTGCCGCCCGGCGCGCCTCCCTTGCGCTGGCCGTCGGCCGGCTTCGCGAACGAGGTGCGGGCGCGCGGTCCGCTACGGGGCTCGCTGGCGCTGCGCGGCCTCCACGTGCTGGGCGCGACGCTCCTCGCGCACGGGATCTTCCGCCTCGGGCTGCGGTTCGGCGGGTTCTCGGCGCCGCGCTACCTCGACGAATTGGTGGCGAACGCGGATTTCCGGAAATACGACGACGGCCTGCGCATGACGATCGATTGCGGGCCCGACCTCGCGGCGCGGATCGAGGCGCGGCTCCAGGACGCCGAGGCGGCGGGCCTGGTGCGGTTCGGCCTCCACCGCCAGGCGGCGGCGCTCACCACCTGCATCACCCCGGTCGCGGCGTTGCGCGACCACGTCCACTTCGTCGACGGCGAGGACGGGGGCTACGCCCGCGCCGCCCAGGCGCTCAAGGCCAAGGACTCGGCGAAGGTCTTGGCCAAGGAATCGGCCAAGGAATCGGCCAAGGACGCGGGGCGCGTCCTCGCGGCCGGCGCGGGTCCCGGCGGCGAATCGGCCCGGGCGCCGGTTTGA
- a CDS encoding DMT family transporter, whose translation MSRTPLPDLAAPGAAAGPAADLGPTGLGPALAALVAGAVAMGLSPILVRFVSPEVGPFASAFWRVALALPVLWAWMRWEEARAPHLRRGLTPSAVLAGLAFSGDLLFWHLAILGTTVANATFFATTAPVFVVLFAWAGLRRRPAGRTLLGLLVCLLGGATLVGQSVQVDPARLAGDRDGVITAVFFALYFLTVERARARGLGAARVTFVASCITALVLLGAVALLETRPVLPHSPGAATGLLALALISHAGGQGLLSVALGRLPAGFSSLVIFLEAVAAAILAWLLLGEALGGLQVLGGGLILAGIAVARPKRSRRTA comes from the coding sequence ATGTCCCGCACGCCCCTGCCCGATCTCGCCGCCCCCGGCGCCGCGGCCGGTCCCGCCGCCGATCTCGGCCCAACCGGCCTCGGTCCCGCGCTCGCCGCCCTCGTGGCCGGCGCGGTGGCGATGGGGCTGTCCCCGATCCTGGTGCGGTTCGTCAGCCCGGAGGTCGGGCCCTTCGCCAGCGCGTTCTGGCGCGTCGCCCTGGCGCTGCCGGTGCTCTGGGCCTGGATGCGCTGGGAGGAGGCGCGGGCGCCGCACCTGCGCCGTGGGCTCACCCCGTCGGCGGTGCTCGCCGGCCTCGCCTTCTCGGGCGACCTCCTGTTCTGGCACCTCGCCATCCTGGGCACCACGGTCGCCAACGCCACCTTCTTCGCCACCACCGCGCCGGTCTTCGTGGTGCTGTTCGCCTGGGCCGGCCTGCGCCGCCGGCCCGCCGGGCGCACGCTCCTCGGCCTCCTCGTCTGCCTCCTCGGCGGCGCCACCCTGGTCGGGCAGTCGGTGCAGGTCGATCCCGCCCGCCTCGCGGGCGACCGGGACGGGGTGATCACGGCGGTGTTCTTCGCCCTCTACTTCCTGACGGTGGAGCGCGCCCGGGCCCGGGGCCTGGGGGCGGCCCGCGTCACCTTCGTGGCCTCCTGCATCACCGCCCTGGTGCTGCTCGGCGCGGTCGCCCTGCTCGAGACCCGGCCGGTGCTGCCGCACTCGCCCGGTGCCGCCACCGGCCTGCTGGCGCTGGCGCTGATCAGCCATGCCGGCGGCCAGGGCCTGCTCTCGGTGGCGCTCGGGCGCCTGCCCGCCGGCTTCTCCTCCCTGGTGATCTTCCTGGAGGCGGTGGCCGCCGCGATCCTGGCCTGGCTCCTGCTGGGCGAGGCCCTCGGGGGCCTGCAGGTGCTCGGCGGCGGCCTGATCCTGGCCGGCATCGCGGTCGCGCGGCCGAAGCGCTCTCGCCGAACAGCCTAG